The following proteins are co-located in the Gloeocapsa sp. PCC 7428 genome:
- a CDS encoding NAD(P)-dependent oxidoreductase — MKIGFLGTGLMGLPMAQRLLNANLELIAYNRTTEKLTPLKEAGAEIATHPQAVIQAAECIILMLTDATAIHSVLFSDSSQELAGKTIIQMGTISPTDSKEIRDNVVAAKGEYLEAPVLGSIPEATAGKLIVMVGATKEQFQQWLSLLQNFGSEPLYIGEVGTAAAVKLALNQLIASLTTAFAQSLGLIQHQGIDVQLFMQILRNSALYAPTFDKKLSRMVERNYDNPNFPTKHLLKDINLFIAEAQAAGLNVSGVEGVKQIIEAAISQGFADADYSALFSAVNPE, encoded by the coding sequence ATGAAAATAGGATTTCTCGGTACTGGACTCATGGGACTTCCCATGGCACAAAGATTATTAAATGCCAATCTTGAACTTATTGCCTACAACCGTACTACAGAAAAACTGACACCACTCAAAGAAGCTGGTGCAGAAATTGCAACACATCCGCAAGCAGTCATACAAGCAGCAGAGTGCATCATTTTAATGCTGACAGATGCTACCGCGATTCACAGCGTACTTTTTTCCGACTCCTCTCAAGAATTAGCCGGAAAAACAATTATTCAAATGGGAACAATTTCTCCTACCGATAGCAAAGAAATTCGCGACAACGTTGTTGCAGCTAAAGGCGAATACTTAGAAGCACCTGTTTTAGGTAGTATCCCCGAAGCAACCGCAGGCAAGTTAATTGTTATGGTAGGTGCAACTAAAGAACAATTTCAACAGTGGTTGTCCTTATTGCAAAACTTTGGTTCTGAACCACTGTATATTGGTGAAGTTGGTACGGCTGCGGCGGTGAAACTCGCCCTCAATCAACTTATTGCTTCACTAACAACGGCTTTTGCGCAAAGCTTGGGATTAATTCAGCATCAAGGAATTGATGTGCAATTATTTATGCAAATTCTGCGTAATAGTGCGTTATACGCGCCAACTTTTGATAAAAAACTGTCAAGAATGGTCGAGCGTAATTATGATAATCCTAATTTTCCCACAAAACACTTACTCAAAGACATCAACTTATTTATTGCTGAAGCGCAAGCCGCTGGTTTGAATGTAAGTGGTGTAGAAGGAGTAAAACAAATTATCGAAGCTGCAATTAGTCAAGGTTTCGCTGACGCAGATTATTCCGCGCTCTTTTCTGCTGTCAATCCTGAGTGA
- the psb34 gene encoding photosystem II assembly protein Psb34: MPYTTEEGGRLNNFAKEPKMYAAEPPTKAQQRNFVIWGVVAAVLVSGVIFVAFSVSSAS, from the coding sequence ATGCCCTATACCACAGAAGAAGGCGGACGTCTTAACAATTTTGCCAAAGAACCAAAGATGTATGCAGCCGAACCCCCAACGAAAGCACAACAGCGCAATTTTGTCATCTGGGGAGTCGTAGCTGCTGTCTTAGTGAGTGGAGTCATTTTTGTCGCCTTCTCGGTATCTAGCGCTAGCTGA
- a CDS encoding aminotransferase class IV produces MYWYSGKLIQSNTIELAIDDPGLLYGATVFTTLRVYHQSLAHPLTNWQAHCDRLRHSIDTFGWQLPNWEQIQQGALSLIPHFPVLRITILPNGCELIIGRHLPGDLTKKQKYGVKAWIATNYERSLPLHKTGNYLSPWLAKLAAQQHSAEEAILVDEKGNWLETSTGNLWGWRDNCWWTPPLSAGILPGIARSQLLEWIKQHCRVEEEPWFVDAVDTFEAIAYSNSVVEVIPIHTVIKQHGEVIQKTYDPYHSSLKLLRQLYIA; encoded by the coding sequence ATTTATTGGTATAGCGGTAAATTAATCCAAAGCAACACAATAGAATTAGCAATTGACGATCCTGGTCTACTCTACGGCGCAACTGTATTTACAACGCTGCGAGTCTATCATCAATCACTCGCTCATCCCCTCACTAATTGGCAAGCCCACTGCGATCGCCTGCGTCATAGTATCGACACATTCGGTTGGCAACTCCCTAATTGGGAACAAATTCAGCAAGGTGCACTTAGCTTAATTCCACACTTCCCCGTTCTCAGAATTACCATTTTGCCTAATGGCTGCGAATTAATTATAGGAAGACATCTACCTGGAGACTTGACAAAAAAACAAAAGTATGGTGTCAAAGCTTGGATTGCAACAAATTATGAAAGATCCTTACCCTTGCATAAGACAGGAAACTATCTCTCGCCGTGGTTAGCTAAATTAGCAGCACAGCAACACTCAGCCGAGGAAGCAATTTTAGTTGATGAAAAAGGAAATTGGTTAGAGACGAGTACGGGGAATTTATGGGGGTGGCGAGATAACTGTTGGTGGACACCGCCATTATCAGCAGGAATACTACCAGGAATTGCGCGATCGCAACTATTAGAATGGATAAAACAGCATTGTCGAGTTGAAGAGGAACCTTGGTTTGTAGATGCAGTCGATACGTTTGAGGCGATCGCCTACTCTAATAGCGTTGTGGAAGTGATTCCGATCCATACGGTGATAAAACAGCATGGAGAAGTCATCCAAAAGACGTACGATCCCTACCACTCTAGTCTCAAGCTATTGCGACAACTTTACATAGCATGA
- the ftsH3 gene encoding ATP-dependent zinc metalloprotease FtsH3 — protein MNKRWRNAGLYALLAVVVVALGTAFFDRQPQSRETWRYSQFIQEVEQGRVERVSLSADRTRALVTPLDGEKRVVNLPNDPDLINILTRNQVDISVLPQTDDGFWFRALSSLFVPALLLVGLFFLLRRAQNGPGSQAMNFGKSKARVQMEPQTQVTFGDVAGIDQAKLELNEVVDFLKNADRFTAVGAKIPKGVLLVGPPGTGKTLLARAVAGEAGVPFFSISGSEFVEMFVGVGASRVRDLFEQAKANAPCIVFIDEIDAVGRQRGAGLGGGNDEREQTLNQLLTEMDGFEGNTGIIIIAATNRPDVLDAALLRPGRFDRQVVVDRPDYAGRVEILKVHARGKTLAKDVDVEKIARRTPGFTGADLSNLLNEAAILAARRNLTEISMDEVNDAIDRVLAGPEKKDRVMSEKRKTLVAYHEAGHALVGALMPDYDPVQKISIIPRGRAGGLTWFTPSEDRMETGLYSRSYLENQMAVALGGRIAEEIIFGEEEVTTGASNDLQQVARVARQMVTRFGMSDRLGPVALGRQQGNMFLGRDIVAERDFSEETAAAIDDEVRELVEVAYRRAKEVLVSNRHILDQLAQMLIDKETVDAEELQELLANSDVKTAAFA, from the coding sequence GTGAATAAACGGTGGAGAAACGCGGGGCTGTACGCACTGCTTGCGGTTGTTGTCGTTGCGCTAGGAACAGCGTTCTTCGATAGACAACCCCAAAGTCGAGAGACATGGCGTTACAGTCAATTTATTCAAGAAGTAGAACAAGGCAGAGTTGAGCGAGTTAGCTTAAGTGCAGACCGCACGCGAGCCTTAGTCACACCTCTAGACGGTGAAAAACGAGTCGTAAACTTACCAAACGACCCTGACTTAATCAATATTCTGACTAGAAATCAAGTAGATATCTCTGTTTTGCCACAAACCGATGATGGCTTCTGGTTTAGGGCATTAAGCAGTTTATTTGTACCAGCACTACTTTTAGTTGGTTTATTTTTCTTACTGCGGCGCGCGCAAAATGGTCCTGGTAGCCAAGCGATGAACTTTGGTAAATCCAAAGCCAGAGTTCAGATGGAACCACAAACCCAAGTAACCTTTGGTGACGTTGCAGGTATCGATCAAGCCAAGCTAGAACTCAACGAAGTTGTAGACTTTCTGAAAAATGCTGACCGCTTCACCGCAGTCGGGGCAAAAATTCCTAAAGGCGTGCTGCTTGTAGGACCTCCAGGAACGGGTAAAACTCTACTCGCGCGTGCAGTTGCGGGAGAAGCCGGCGTTCCGTTCTTCTCGATCTCAGGTTCAGAATTCGTCGAAATGTTCGTGGGTGTTGGTGCTTCCCGCGTGCGCGACTTGTTTGAACAAGCGAAAGCTAACGCACCTTGTATCGTGTTTATCGATGAAATTGACGCTGTTGGTCGTCAGCGCGGTGCTGGCTTAGGCGGCGGTAACGACGAACGCGAACAAACCCTCAACCAGTTACTGACCGAAATGGATGGTTTTGAGGGGAACACAGGTATTATCATCATCGCAGCAACGAACCGTCCTGATGTCCTTGATGCTGCATTATTGCGCCCAGGTCGTTTTGACCGTCAAGTTGTTGTCGATCGTCCTGACTACGCTGGAAGAGTTGAAATTCTGAAAGTTCACGCGCGTGGTAAGACTTTAGCGAAGGATGTTGATGTCGAAAAGATTGCGCGTCGTACTCCTGGCTTTACAGGTGCAGATTTATCGAACTTGTTGAACGAAGCCGCGATTTTAGCCGCACGCCGCAACCTAACGGAAATTTCGATGGATGAAGTCAACGATGCGATCGACCGCGTTTTGGCAGGTCCAGAGAAGAAAGACCGCGTGATGAGCGAAAAGCGCAAAACTTTAGTAGCCTACCACGAAGCTGGTCATGCGTTGGTTGGTGCTTTAATGCCTGATTACGACCCTGTACAGAAAATTAGCATTATTCCGCGCGGTCGCGCCGGTGGTTTAACTTGGTTTACCCCAAGTGAAGACCGCATGGAAACAGGACTTTACAGCCGTTCCTACCTAGAAAACCAAATGGCGGTAGCTTTGGGCGGTCGTATTGCGGAAGAAATCATCTTTGGTGAGGAAGAAGTCACAACAGGTGCTTCTAATGACTTACAGCAAGTGGCTCGCGTTGCACGTCAGATGGTAACGCGCTTTGGGATGAGCGATCGCTTAGGTCCTGTCGCCTTAGGTCGTCAACAAGGCAATATGTTCCTTGGTCGCGATATCGTTGCTGAACGCGATTTCTCAGAAGAAACAGCAGCAGCAATTGATGACGAAGTTCGTGAATTAGTAGAAGTTGCTTATCGCCGTGCAAAGGAAGTTCTTGTCAGTAACCGTCACATTCTCGATCAGCTAGCACAAATGCTGATTGATAAAGAAACTGTAGACGCTGAAGAATTGCAAGAACTACTAGCCAATAGCGATGTTAAAACTGCTGCTTTCGCTTAA
- a CDS encoding 2Fe-2S iron-sulfur cluster-binding protein has product MVKVLAQGKTIVCDRGVNLRQVLLQNEVNPHNGNATIINCRGIGTCGTCAVFVEGEVSEVNWRDKARRSLPPHDPTRNLRLACQTQVLGDVKVTKFNGFWGQGTDIVWS; this is encoded by the coding sequence ATGGTAAAAGTGCTAGCTCAAGGAAAGACAATAGTATGCGATCGCGGCGTTAATTTGCGTCAAGTTTTGCTGCAAAATGAAGTCAACCCTCATAATGGCAACGCTACAATCATTAACTGTCGCGGAATAGGTACTTGTGGTACCTGCGCTGTCTTCGTTGAAGGAGAAGTATCAGAAGTTAACTGGCGTGACAAAGCACGGCGTTCGCTTCCTCCCCACGATCCTACAAGAAACTTACGTTTGGCTTGTCAAACTCAAGTGCTAGGCGACGTGAAAGTGACAAAATTTAATGGTTTTTGGGGACAAGGTACAGATATTGTGTGGAGTTGA
- a CDS encoding alpha/beta fold hydrolase produces MYTTDWKHEYITTNSIKLHYVTHGDGPLMLMLHGFPEFWYSWRHQIPEFAKDYKVVALDLRGYNDSDKPKQQSAYVMREFLQDVKGVITGLGYDKCILVGHDWGGAIAWSFAHTYPEMVERLIIMNIPHPAKFAEGLRTPQQLMRSSYMFLFQLPWLPEMLLQASDYQAIETAFKGMAVNKSAFTQADIDAYKDAASKRGALTAALNYYRNVWQQGLLNHNWDVLEVPTLLIWGENDTALGKELTYGTDKYVRNLQIKYIPNCSHWVQQEKPQLVNQYMREFLA; encoded by the coding sequence ATGTATACAACCGACTGGAAACACGAATACATTACTACCAACAGCATCAAACTGCACTACGTTACCCATGGAGATGGTCCTTTGATGCTTATGTTGCATGGGTTCCCAGAATTTTGGTACTCATGGCGGCATCAAATTCCAGAGTTTGCTAAAGATTATAAAGTTGTTGCGTTAGACTTGCGCGGTTACAACGATAGCGACAAACCGAAACAACAGTCAGCGTATGTGATGCGCGAATTTTTGCAAGATGTTAAAGGCGTCATTACCGGACTGGGATACGACAAGTGTATTTTAGTCGGACACGATTGGGGAGGTGCGATCGCGTGGAGTTTTGCCCACACCTACCCCGAAATGGTAGAACGTCTCATCATCATGAACATACCTCATCCAGCCAAATTTGCCGAGGGACTACGTACACCACAACAACTCATGCGTAGTTCATATATGTTTCTCTTTCAGCTACCCTGGCTACCAGAAATGCTGCTGCAAGCATCAGATTACCAAGCAATTGAGACAGCTTTCAAAGGAATGGCAGTCAATAAAAGTGCTTTTACCCAAGCAGATATAGACGCCTATAAAGACGCAGCCAGTAAACGCGGTGCATTAACCGCCGCACTTAATTATTACCGTAACGTATGGCAACAAGGATTACTCAATCACAACTGGGATGTTTTAGAAGTTCCAACATTACTCATTTGGGGTGAAAACGATACTGCACTTGGTAAAGAACTTACCTACGGTACAGATAAGTACGTCAGAAACTTACAAATCAAATACATTCCCAACTGTAGCCACTGGGTACAGCAAGAAAAACCGCAGCTAGTGAATCAATATATGCGCGAGTTTCTAGCTTAG
- the cimA gene encoding citramalate synthase, translating into MNANSSNRLWIYDTTLRDGTQREGLSVSIEDKLRIARRLDQLGIPFIEGGWPGANPKDVQFFWQLQEEPLQQAEIVAFCSTRRPHIPAAEDPLLQAILSAGTRWVTIFGKSWDLHVTEGLKTSLNENLAMIQDTIAYLRSQGRRVIYDAEHWFDGFKYNREYALETLRTAIAAGAEWLVLCDTNGGTLPHEVGAIVKNVVEVVGDRNSPQIGIHTHNDSDTAVANAIAGVLEGARMVQGTINGYGERCGNANLCSLIPNLQLKLGYSCIQAEQLAQLAQTSRFISEVVNLAPDDHAPFVGRSAFAHKGGIHVSAVERNPLTYEHIQPEQVGNSRRIVISDQAGLSNVIAKARTFGIELDKQNPAARQILQRLKNLESQGYQFEAAEASFDLLMREALGKRQQFFTIKGFQVHCDLVSGIEQQNSGALATVKVTVNGQDILEAAEGNGPVAALDAALRKALVNFYPQIAEFELSDYKVRILDEHSGTSAKTRVLVESRSQRQRWTTVGVSTNILAASYQAVVEGLEYGLLLHSSTEAALSTHQ; encoded by the coding sequence ATGAATGCAAATTCCTCAAATCGACTTTGGATTTATGACACGACATTACGCGATGGTACTCAGCGCGAGGGACTATCGGTGTCAATTGAAGACAAACTACGAATTGCCCGTAGGTTAGATCAATTAGGGATACCCTTTATTGAAGGTGGTTGGCCTGGAGCAAATCCTAAGGATGTACAATTTTTCTGGCAATTACAAGAAGAACCACTTCAGCAAGCAGAAATTGTGGCGTTTTGTTCTACCCGTCGCCCGCATATTCCCGCCGCCGAAGATCCACTTTTACAAGCGATTCTCTCAGCTGGAACGCGCTGGGTGACTATTTTCGGTAAATCGTGGGATTTGCACGTTACTGAAGGCTTAAAAACGAGCCTCAACGAAAATTTGGCGATGATTCAGGATACAATTGCGTACCTGCGCAGCCAAGGACGCCGCGTCATTTACGATGCTGAACACTGGTTTGATGGCTTTAAGTACAATCGCGAATATGCTTTAGAAACCTTGCGTACGGCGATCGCAGCCGGTGCGGAATGGCTTGTACTGTGTGATACGAATGGCGGTACTCTACCGCACGAAGTCGGCGCAATTGTTAAAAATGTTGTAGAAGTCGTCGGCGATCGCAACTCGCCGCAAATTGGTATCCATACACACAACGATTCTGATACTGCGGTAGCAAATGCGATCGCCGGTGTCCTCGAAGGCGCGAGAATGGTACAAGGCACGATCAATGGTTATGGCGAACGTTGCGGTAATGCTAACTTGTGTTCGCTGATTCCCAACCTACAATTAAAATTAGGCTACTCGTGTATTCAAGCCGAACAACTTGCCCAACTAGCCCAAACAAGCCGCTTCATTAGCGAAGTTGTCAATCTTGCACCAGACGATCATGCACCGTTTGTCGGACGTTCAGCATTTGCACATAAAGGCGGTATTCACGTTTCTGCGGTTGAGCGCAATCCATTAACTTACGAACATATTCAACCCGAACAAGTTGGTAATAGTCGCCGTATTGTCATTTCCGATCAAGCAGGATTGAGTAATGTCATCGCCAAAGCGCGTACGTTTGGCATTGAACTTGATAAACAAAACCCTGCTGCTCGTCAAATTTTACAACGTCTCAAAAACCTTGAAAGCCAAGGCTATCAATTTGAAGCTGCTGAAGCTAGCTTTGACTTATTAATGCGCGAAGCTTTAGGAAAACGTCAGCAGTTTTTTACAATTAAAGGCTTTCAGGTTCACTGCGATTTAGTATCAGGAATTGAACAACAAAATAGCGGTGCGTTAGCAACAGTAAAAGTGACAGTCAACGGTCAAGATATTCTAGAAGCCGCAGAAGGTAATGGTCCAGTAGCCGCGTTGGATGCAGCTTTGCGTAAGGCTTTAGTCAACTTTTATCCACAAATTGCTGAATTTGAACTTTCCGACTACAAAGTACGAATTCTCGACGAACATAGCGGCACTTCAGCAAAAACTCGCGTCTTAGTAGAATCACGGAGTCAACGTCAGCGTTGGACAACTGTCGGTGTTTCTACGAATATTTTGGCAGCCTCTTATCAAGCGGTAGTAGAAGGATTAGAATATGGGTTGTTATTACATTCATCTACGGAGGCGGCATTAAGTACACATCAATAA
- the thiO gene encoding glycine oxidase ThiO codes for MTTSDILIIGGGVVGLAIAVELKLCGASVTVLSRDFRAAASHAAAGMLAPQAEKIPPGAMRDLCLESRSLYPEWVDKLEQLSGVTTGYWACGILAPVYQKSSDTAEDDAVAYWLDQDAIHLYQLGLSRDVIGGWWYPEDGQVDNRALMRSLWTSAEALGVDLQDNVTVQAIQQQQRRVIGVQTSAGVYRAEHYVLAAGAWSNELLPLAVRPKKGQMLSLRVPESHYELPLQRVLYGSDTYIVPRRDRRIIIGATSEDVGLTPYNTPLGIQTLLQNATRLLPQLQNYPIDELWWGFRPATPDELPILGSSLCHNLTLATGHYRNGILLAPVTAKLIADFIWQQKSHPLLEHFHFSRFYPENKLTLVLPKSSPTQFLSPATKMQTTEKPIESLVEIDTPLIIAGRRFNSRLMTGTGKYRSIEQMQQSVVASGCEIVTVAVRRVQTNAPGHEGLAEALDWNKIWMLPNTAGCQTAEEAIRVARLGREMAKLLGQEDNNFVKLEVIPDAKYLLPDPIGTLEAAEKLVKEGFAVLPYINADPMLAKRLEDVGCATVMPLASPIGSGQGLKTTANIQIIIENANVPVVVDAGIGTPSEAAQAMELGADALLINTAIAQAQNPPAMARAMSMAAIAGRLAYLAGRIPIKDYASPSSPLSGTITS; via the coding sequence ATGACGACAAGTGACATTTTAATTATTGGTGGCGGCGTTGTTGGTTTAGCGATCGCCGTTGAACTGAAACTTTGTGGTGCTTCAGTGACGGTACTCAGTCGTGATTTTCGTGCAGCAGCAAGTCATGCAGCGGCGGGAATGCTAGCACCGCAGGCGGAGAAAATTCCTCCTGGGGCAATGCGCGATTTATGCTTAGAATCGCGATCGCTGTATCCTGAATGGGTTGATAAACTCGAACAACTTTCTGGTGTCACGACAGGATATTGGGCTTGTGGAATCTTAGCCCCTGTGTACCAAAAATCAAGCGATACAGCGGAAGATGATGCAGTTGCTTACTGGCTAGATCAGGATGCGATTCATTTGTATCAACTAGGATTAAGTCGCGATGTCATTGGCGGTTGGTGGTATCCCGAAGATGGACAAGTTGATAATCGGGCGCTGATGCGATCGCTATGGACATCTGCTGAGGCGTTAGGTGTCGATTTACAAGACAACGTTACTGTACAAGCAATTCAACAGCAGCAACGACGTGTCATTGGCGTACAAACTTCAGCGGGTGTCTATCGTGCTGAACATTATGTGCTAGCTGCGGGTGCTTGGTCAAACGAATTATTACCCCTTGCGGTACGTCCGAAAAAAGGGCAAATGTTATCGCTGCGAGTCCCTGAGAGTCATTATGAATTACCACTACAACGAGTTTTGTACGGATCAGATACGTATATTGTGCCGCGTCGCGATCGCAGAATTATCATTGGCGCAACAAGTGAAGATGTGGGATTGACACCGTACAATACTCCGTTAGGAATTCAAACTCTACTACAAAACGCAACGCGCTTACTACCGCAATTACAAAATTACCCAATTGATGAATTATGGTGGGGATTTCGTCCCGCGACACCAGATGAGTTACCAATTCTCGGTTCTAGCCTTTGCCATAATTTGACGCTGGCGACTGGGCATTATCGCAATGGTATTTTATTAGCACCAGTCACAGCAAAGTTAATTGCTGATTTCATTTGGCAACAAAAATCGCATCCCTTGTTAGAACACTTTCATTTCTCGCGGTTTTACCCAGAAAATAAACTGACTTTGGTATTGCCAAAATCATCACCCACACAATTTTTATCACCTGCGACAAAAATGCAAACGACCGAAAAACCAATAGAATCATTAGTAGAAATTGATACTCCTTTAATAATTGCAGGACGTAGATTCAACTCGCGCTTAATGACAGGTACAGGAAAGTATCGCAGCATCGAACAAATGCAGCAAAGTGTTGTCGCCAGTGGTTGCGAAATTGTCACAGTTGCAGTACGTCGCGTTCAAACTAATGCACCAGGACACGAAGGTTTAGCAGAAGCTTTAGATTGGAATAAGATTTGGATGTTGCCCAATACTGCGGGGTGTCAAACAGCAGAAGAGGCGATTCGCGTCGCGCGTTTAGGGCGAGAAATGGCGAAGTTGTTAGGGCAAGAAGATAATAACTTTGTCAAGTTGGAAGTTATTCCTGATGCTAAGTATTTGCTACCCGATCCCATTGGAACATTAGAAGCCGCAGAAAAGTTAGTGAAAGAAGGCTTTGCTGTACTTCCCTATATCAATGCCGATCCAATGTTAGCTAAGCGGTTAGAAGACGTTGGCTGTGCTACTGTGATGCCGTTAGCTTCACCGATTGGTTCAGGACAAGGATTGAAAACCACCGCAAATATTCAAATCATCATTGAAAATGCTAATGTTCCTGTCGTGGTAGATGCGGGAATTGGAACTCCGAGTGAAGCTGCACAAGCAATGGAATTAGGCGCGGATGCGTTGTTGATTAATACGGCGATCGCCCAAGCCCAAAACCCGCCAGCAATGGCACGCGCAATGAGTATGGCGGCGATCGCAGGACGACTTGCTTATCTTGCAGGGAGAATTCCTATTAAAGACTACGCTAGCCCCAGTTCACCGCTTTCCGGCACAATCACTAGTTAG
- a CDS encoding DUF2382 domain-containing protein — protein MEFPENNNNPVPPVNTTEYTAVTPSSSETREGAVVVESTSSSSEGLADEIIRLLGERVIVDRNKRKVGEVIVRKEIETRMVEIPVRREKLIVEQVSPERKQLAEIELGQQELTGIELREGEANQLTQSFGTRIGAINGLTVSGEFDSPKIASLLLNAIALERRQGCKKVRIEIVVEDAERQKTYQEWFERASGKAKAEAS, from the coding sequence ATGGAATTTCCAGAAAATAATAATAATCCCGTTCCACCTGTAAATACAACAGAGTACACTGCTGTGACACCAAGTAGCAGTGAAACTCGTGAAGGTGCAGTCGTGGTTGAGTCTACATCAAGTAGCTCAGAAGGATTAGCAGATGAAATTATTCGCTTGCTTGGCGAAAGAGTCATTGTTGACCGCAACAAACGTAAAGTTGGCGAGGTCATTGTCCGTAAAGAAATAGAAACTCGGATGGTAGAAATTCCTGTAAGACGGGAAAAACTCATTGTTGAACAAGTCAGTCCAGAGCGCAAACAACTTGCAGAAATAGAACTAGGACAACAAGAACTGACGGGAATTGAGTTGCGCGAAGGAGAAGCAAACCAATTAACACAATCATTTGGTACAAGAATAGGAGCGATTAATGGTTTGACAGTAAGTGGGGAATTTGATTCACCTAAAATTGCTAGCTTATTATTGAATGCGATCGCACTCGAACGCCGTCAAGGATGCAAAAAAGTGCGCATAGAAATTGTTGTCGAAGACGCTGAACGCCAAAAAACCTATCAAGAATGGTTCGAGCGTGCTTCGGGTAAAGCAAAAGCTGAAGCTTCGTAG
- a CDS encoding DUF2382 domain-containing protein, protein MALLKISDFDPDYREAFDGNDVKGMSVYAQGSDEKIGTVSDVLVDEEGNFRYFIVDLGFWIFGKKVLMPVGRSRIDYGADRVYAVGMTREQAENLPEFDENMAVDYDYEERVRGVYRGQTATAEIPLEGAPLDTAATVGMAAPAPRPTYTRDTYDYKYDEDLYNLKEDANQNLKLYQERLVANKVRRKAGEVSIGKRVETETAQVSIPIEKERVVIERVSPTDAGRAVDPSQVRFGEGETTRVELYEETPEVRKEAFVREEVRVRKEVDQETVQAQETIRREELEIHNEGTVVENQDRLPNDRI, encoded by the coding sequence GTATATGCGCAGGGATCTGATGAAAAGATCGGTACAGTAAGCGACGTTTTAGTAGACGAAGAAGGTAATTTTCGTTATTTTATAGTTGATTTAGGCTTCTGGATTTTTGGTAAGAAAGTATTAATGCCTGTCGGTCGTTCGCGGATTGACTATGGTGCAGACCGCGTGTACGCAGTAGGAATGACAAGAGAACAAGCAGAAAACTTGCCAGAATTCGATGAAAATATGGCAGTTGATTACGACTACGAAGAGCGCGTTCGCGGCGTATATCGCGGCCAAACTGCTACCGCTGAGATTCCTTTAGAAGGAGCACCATTAGATACAGCAGCAACTGTTGGTATGGCAGCCCCTGCTCCTAGACCGACCTACACCCGCGACACCTACGATTACAAGTACGATGAAGATTTGTACAATCTTAAGGAAGACGCAAATCAAAATCTCAAGCTTTATCAAGAGCGTTTAGTTGCTAATAAAGTACGCAGGAAAGCTGGCGAAGTTTCCATCGGTAAGCGTGTAGAAACAGAAACTGCTCAGGTTTCTATTCCCATCGAGAAAGAGCGCGTAGTTATTGAAAGAGTATCCCCCACAGACGCTGGTAGAGCGGTTGATCCTAGTCAAGTAAGATTTGGTGAAGGTGAAACAACTCGTGTAGAACTCTACGAAGAAACTCCAGAAGTACGCAAGGAAGCGTTTGTTCGTGAAGAAGTTCGAGTGAGAAAAGAGGTAGATCAAGAGACAGTTCAAGCTCAAGAAACAATCCGTCGTGAAGAGTTAGAAATTCATAACGAAGGAACAGTTGTTGAGAACCAAGACCGCTTACCCAATGACCGCATCTAA